A section of the Oryzias melastigma strain HK-1 unplaced genomic scaffold, ASM292280v2 sc01725, whole genome shotgun sequence genome encodes:
- the LOC112139626 gene encoding mitochondrial potassium channel ATP-binding subunit-like, producing the protein PNIIHAIRANSTCDAALRSCFLWSGERGATLSGGQKQRIAIARALVKNPSILILDEATSALDAESERVVQEALDRAARGRTVLIIAHRLSTIQRADLICVMSNGRIVEVRDK; encoded by the coding sequence CCTAATATCATACATGCAATACGTGCAAATTCCACGTGTGACGCCGCCTTACGCTCCTGCTTTCTGTGGTCAGGTGAGAGAGGCGCCACGCTGTCAGGTGGGCAGAAACAGCGCATCGCCATCGCCCGCGCGCTGGTCAAAAACCCCAGCATCCTGATCCTGGATGAGGCCACCAGCGCTCTGGACGCAGAGTCGGAGCGAGTGGTGCAGGAGGCTCTGGACAGGGCCGCAAGAGGTCGCACCGTGCTAATCATCGCCCACAGACTGAGCACCATCCAGCGGGCCGACCTCATCTGTGTCATGAGTAACGGACGCATCGTGGAGGTGAGAGATAAATAA